One Phocoena sinus isolate mPhoSin1 chromosome 13, mPhoSin1.pri, whole genome shotgun sequence DNA segment encodes these proteins:
- the C1D gene encoding nuclear nucleic acid-binding protein C1D translates to MAGEEINEDYPVEIHEYLSTFENSIGAVDEMLKTMMSVSRNELLQKLDPLEQAKVDLVSAYTLNSMFWVYLATQGVNPKEHPVKQELERIRVYMNRVKEITDKKKAGKLDRAAASRFVKNALWEPKPKNASKIANKGKSKS, encoded by the exons ATGGCAGGCGAAGAAATTAATGAAGACTATCCAGTAGAAATTCATGAATATTTATCAACATTTGAGAATTCCATTGGTGCTGTGGATGAGATGCTGAAGACCATGATGTCTGTTTCTAGAAATGAGTTGTTGCAGAAG TTGGACCCACTTGAACAAGCAAAAGTGGATTTAGTTTCTGCTTACACATTGAATTCAATGTTTTGGG TTTATTTGGCAACGCAGGGAGTTAATCCTAAGGAACATCCAGTAAAGCAGGAATTG gAGAGAATCAGAGTATACATGAATAGAGTCAAGGAAataacagacaagaaaaaggcTGGCAAGCTAGACAGGGCTGCGGCTTCaagatttgtaaaaaatgcccTATGGGAACCAAAACCTAAAAATGCATCCAAAATTGCcaataaaggaaaaagtaaaagttaA